One window of the Sulfitobacter sp. HNIBRBA3233 genome contains the following:
- a CDS encoding helix-turn-helix transcriptional regulator, whose protein sequence is MTVSLRPRDVERLRLAMAHVGSDSFCKHLRNVLRARLRFDTFLVMRMTPQTRPDLLAAQLPPTMPSSALTQYLDGAFHLDPFYLKTDIPAQGGLYRLSEIAPDRFFSSEYFIQYYSDTQLIDEIGLLAPLGDGNRAHVSISRLARTGRFRAKELACVRTFGPLLIELLFQHMAALFDTKMHPEAETPTLPDIIRAEIAARDRVDLTRREAQIAALVMRGHSNASSALKLGISRETAKVHRRNLYRKLQLSSQGELFARLKDLL, encoded by the coding sequence ATGACCGTCAGCCTGCGCCCTCGCGACGTTGAGCGGCTGCGACTCGCCATGGCGCATGTCGGCAGCGATTCCTTTTGCAAGCATCTGCGCAACGTGCTGCGCGCGCGCTTGCGGTTCGATACCTTCCTCGTGATGCGGATGACCCCCCAGACGCGGCCCGATCTGCTGGCCGCACAGCTGCCGCCGACCATGCCGAGCAGCGCGTTGACGCAGTATCTTGACGGCGCTTTCCACCTCGATCCCTTCTATCTGAAAACCGACATTCCGGCGCAGGGCGGCCTGTACCGGCTGAGCGAGATTGCACCCGACCGCTTCTTTTCGAGCGAGTATTTCATCCAATACTACAGCGATACGCAGTTGATCGACGAAATCGGCCTGCTTGCGCCTTTGGGCGATGGCAACCGCGCGCATGTCTCGATCAGCCGTCTGGCGCGCACGGGACGATTTCGGGCCAAGGAACTTGCCTGCGTGCGCACGTTCGGGCCGCTTCTGATCGAGCTGCTGTTTCAGCATATGGCAGCACTTTTCGACACCAAAATGCATCCGGAGGCCGAAACCCCCACCCTGCCCGACATCATCCGCGCCGAGATCGCGGCGCGTGACCGTGTCGATCTGACCCGCCGCGAAGCACAGATCGCGGCACTTGTGATGCGGGGCCATTCGAACGCCTCATCGGCGCTCAAGCTGGGGATCTCGCGCGAAACCGCGAAGGTGCACCGCCGAAATCTTTACCGCAAACTGCAGCTTTCCTCGCAGGGTGAACTCTTTGCCCGGCTCAAGGACCTGCTTTGA